In a single window of the Aminomonas paucivorans DSM 12260 genome:
- a CDS encoding DEAD/DEAH box helicase, which yields MTRRRRKPAETEPSLPPLTEEDLHTGDSVCEAPEGSSLFYPWQERAVEALEGRSAILSAPTGSGKTWVAYRWAGLMDREGNAQMPPGRVIFTAPIKALSNERYLDLKRMGFDVGLETGDFKKNAGAEVLCCTQEIYTLKYCRVPHQRVVVDEFHYIFNDSERTRAYIDGIRGTQPSTELLVMSATFGNPDNVKNYLQEMARRDFVLYETKERVTKLVFRRKGVRYAHIHDALVFVFSKKGVDFLAQEIAKSRKKISREDRARLREMAEILEVRRVPEVLLRGVGVYYGSLLPKEKLLVEMAFRERILDVVVGTDALSLGVNLPAETVVFGQMAKFVDGPLTRNEFLQMSGRAGRKGFFDTGYVTFVPKSRCEHFDFDTETLYREILTASPEPARIRLRPSVGMLLRKERTPEQEARMVSTCSLPPRPYPEVLQEVDDLIQLLNRTINLVKDPKTRRRLRKALADLWFDEMSVAANIAVAHLFLREESPEALDVAQILRREERNYLQALLKVKRYANRMPEEYRLTGLEAIDEAVDALDATVFGFEDKLRRLQVTEDSWAFEDDEAGSL from the coding sequence ATGACCCGGCGTAGGCGCAAGCCCGCCGAGACGGAGCCCTCTCTCCCCCCCCTGACGGAGGAGGACCTCCATACGGGAGACTCGGTCTGCGAGGCTCCGGAAGGCTCCTCCCTCTTCTACCCCTGGCAGGAACGGGCGGTGGAGGCCCTGGAGGGCAGGAGCGCCATCCTCTCCGCCCCCACGGGAAGCGGCAAGACCTGGGTGGCCTACCGCTGGGCGGGGCTCATGGACCGGGAGGGGAACGCCCAGATGCCCCCCGGACGGGTCATCTTCACCGCCCCCATCAAGGCCCTATCCAACGAACGCTACCTGGACCTCAAACGCATGGGCTTCGACGTGGGGCTGGAGACGGGGGACTTCAAGAAGAACGCCGGGGCGGAGGTCCTCTGCTGCACCCAGGAGATCTACACCCTCAAGTACTGCCGCGTCCCCCACCAGCGGGTGGTGGTGGACGAGTTCCACTACATCTTCAACGACTCCGAACGCACCCGGGCCTACATCGACGGCATCCGGGGCACCCAGCCCTCCACGGAACTCCTCGTCATGTCCGCCACCTTCGGCAACCCCGACAACGTGAAGAACTACCTCCAGGAGATGGCCCGGCGGGACTTCGTCCTCTACGAGACCAAGGAACGGGTCACGAAGCTGGTGTTCCGCCGCAAGGGGGTGCGCTACGCCCACATCCACGACGCCCTGGTGTTCGTGTTCTCCAAGAAGGGCGTGGACTTCCTGGCCCAGGAGATCGCCAAGAGCCGCAAGAAGATCTCCCGGGAGGACCGGGCCCGGCTTCGGGAGATGGCGGAGATCCTGGAGGTGCGCCGCGTTCCCGAGGTGCTCCTCCGGGGAGTGGGGGTCTACTACGGCAGCCTCCTGCCCAAGGAGAAGCTGCTGGTGGAGATGGCCTTCCGGGAGCGCATCCTGGACGTGGTGGTGGGCACCGACGCCCTCTCCCTGGGGGTGAACCTCCCGGCGGAGACGGTGGTGTTCGGCCAGATGGCCAAGTTCGTGGACGGCCCCCTCACCCGCAACGAGTTCCTCCAGATGTCCGGCCGGGCGGGGCGCAAGGGTTTCTTCGACACGGGGTACGTCACCTTCGTCCCCAAGAGCCGCTGCGAGCACTTCGACTTCGACACGGAGACCCTCTACCGGGAGATCCTCACCGCCTCCCCGGAGCCCGCCCGCATCCGCCTGCGTCCCTCCGTGGGGATGCTGCTGCGCAAGGAGCGCACCCCGGAGCAGGAGGCCCGGATGGTCTCCACCTGCTCCCTGCCCCCCCGTCCCTACCCGGAGGTGCTCCAGGAGGTGGACGACCTGATCCAGCTCCTGAACCGCACCATCAACCTGGTGAAGGACCCCAAGACCCGCCGCCGCCTCCGCAAGGCCCTGGCGGACCTGTGGTTCGACGAGATGAGCGTGGCCGCCAACATCGCCGTGGCCCACCTGTTCCTGCGGGAAGAGTCCCCTGAGGCCCTGGACGTGGCCCAGATCCTCCGCCGGGAGGAGCGCAACTACCTCCAGGCCCTCCTGAAGGTGAAGCGCTACGCCAACCGCATGCCCGAGGAGTACCGCCTCACGGGACTGGAGGCCATCGACGAGGCCGTGGACGCTCTGGACGCCACGGTGTTCGGCTTCGAGGACAAGCTCCGGCGGCTTCAGGTCACCGAGGACTCCTGGGCCTTCGAGGACGACGAGGCGGGCAGCCTGTGA
- the hisH gene encoding imidazole glycerol phosphate synthase subunit HisH: MIALVDYGAGNLENVRRGLRRLGRPCEVFSRPEGLEGADLILLPGVGAFGPAVASLRETGWFDALAAWAGAGRPLLGICLGMQLLCQGSREDGDHRGLGLLEGTVEPLGTARCPHMGWNRVRWTRDLPPPGADGGGGGVLLLRPRLRPAPGTGHPGGVHRGGPDLHRPGGAGTGAGVPVPPGAQRPRGGPAPGGPPGPAGGTAMILFPAIDLDGGRVVRLEGGDFDRPTDYGGDPLETARRFRDCGATHLHVVDLQGAREGAPRHLKVLERLGGLGFFLQFGGGLRTPEAIRAALDAGADRVLVGSLLFRDPDQPARLRETFGEALVPAVDVKGGRVAVSGWRETTGRTPEETLVDLALAGYGRFFVTAVDRDGLLGGPDLDLYRTLAKRHRIVAAGGVSGLGDLLALRDLGAEAAVAGRALYEGRLDLPRALEALEGSDVW; the protein is encoded by the coding sequence GTGATCGCCCTGGTGGACTACGGGGCGGGAAACCTGGAGAACGTCCGCCGGGGGCTGCGGCGTCTGGGGCGACCCTGCGAGGTGTTCTCCCGCCCCGAGGGGCTGGAGGGGGCGGACCTGATCCTCCTCCCCGGGGTGGGGGCCTTCGGCCCCGCCGTCGCGTCCCTGCGGGAGACGGGGTGGTTCGACGCCCTGGCCGCCTGGGCGGGGGCGGGGCGCCCCCTCCTGGGCATCTGCCTGGGGATGCAGCTTCTCTGCCAGGGAAGCCGGGAGGACGGGGACCACCGGGGCCTGGGGCTTCTGGAGGGCACCGTGGAGCCCCTGGGTACGGCCCGGTGCCCCCACATGGGGTGGAACCGCGTCCGCTGGACCCGGGACCTTCCCCCCCCTGGGGCGGACGGGGGAGGAGGCGGGGTGCTTCTACTTCGTCCACGGCTACGCCCTGCCCCCGGGACCGGACACCCTGGGGGAGTGCACCGAGGAGGACCGGACCTTCACCGCCCTGGCGGGGCGGGGACGGGTGCTGGGGTGCCAGTTCCACCCGGAGCGCAGCGGCCCCGAGGGGGCCCGGCTCCTGGGGGGCCTCCTGGACCTGCTGGAGGGACGGCCATGATCCTCTTCCCCGCCATCGACCTGGACGGAGGACGGGTGGTGCGCCTGGAGGGGGGGGACTTCGACCGCCCCACGGACTACGGGGGGGACCCGCTGGAGACGGCGCGACGCTTCCGGGACTGCGGGGCCACCCACCTCCACGTGGTGGACCTCCAGGGGGCCCGGGAGGGGGCTCCCCGGCACCTGAAGGTCCTGGAGCGCCTGGGGGGCCTGGGGTTCTTCCTCCAGTTCGGCGGGGGGCTGCGCACCCCCGAGGCGATCCGGGCCGCCCTGGACGCGGGGGCAGACCGGGTCCTGGTGGGCAGCCTGCTCTTCCGGGACCCGGACCAGCCCGCCCGGCTCCGGGAAACCTTCGGGGAGGCCCTGGTGCCGGCGGTGGACGTGAAGGGAGGCCGGGTGGCGGTGTCGGGCTGGCGGGAGACCACGGGCCGTACCCCCGAGGAGACCCTGGTGGACCTGGCTCTGGCAGGGTACGGCCGGTTCTTCGTCACCGCCGTGGACCGGGACGGCCTCCTGGGGGGACCGGACCTGGACCTGTACCGGACCCTGGCGAAGCGGCACCGCATCGTGGCCGCGGGGGGAGTCTCGGGGCTGGGGGACCTGCTGGCCCTCCGAGACCTGGGTGCCGAGGCCGCCGTGGCGGGTCGGGCCCTCTACGAGGGACGGCTGGATCTGCCGCGGGCCCTGGAGGCCCTGGAAGGGAGCGATGTCTGGTGA
- the hisG gene encoding ATP phosphoribosyltransferase, with amino-acid sequence MLTLALPTGRSLEACTALLLEGGLPAEPLLRPGRNLEFRCGDFRYLLAKPTDVPTLVHYGAADLGFGGTDVIVESGAELLELLDTGEGRCRMAVAGPPALAERFCGHESERMGLRVATKYPRTAEREFALRGIQVRTVPLHGSVEIAPALGIADCILDIVQTGTTLKANGLVVLEEFFPVSLRLVSSLAASQLAWEALEDVTERIARACERRRRP; translated from the coding sequence GTGCTGACCCTGGCCCTGCCCACGGGACGCTCCCTGGAGGCCTGCACCGCCCTGCTCCTGGAGGGGGGGCTCCCCGCGGAGCCCCTGCTCCGGCCGGGACGGAACCTGGAGTTCCGCTGCGGGGACTTCCGCTACCTTCTGGCCAAGCCCACGGACGTGCCCACCCTGGTGCACTACGGGGCGGCGGACCTGGGCTTCGGGGGCACCGACGTGATCGTGGAGTCCGGGGCGGAGCTGCTGGAGCTGCTGGACACGGGGGAGGGCCGCTGCCGCATGGCCGTGGCGGGGCCCCCCGCCCTGGCGGAGCGGTTCTGCGGCCACGAGAGCGAGCGCATGGGCCTGCGGGTGGCCACCAAGTACCCCCGCACGGCGGAGCGGGAGTTCGCCCTCCGGGGCATCCAGGTGCGCACCGTGCCCCTCCACGGCTCCGTGGAGATCGCCCCCGCTCTGGGGATCGCGGACTGCATCCTGGACATCGTCCAGACGGGCACCACCCTCAAGGCCAACGGCCTGGTGGTGCTGGAGGAGTTCTTCCCCGTGTCCCTGCGCCTGGTGTCCAGCCTCGCCGCCTCCCAACTGGCCTGGGAGGCCCTGGAGGACGTGACGGAACGCATCGCCCGCGCCTGCGAGAGGAGGAGACGTCCGTGA
- the mntA gene encoding type VII toxin-antitoxin system MntA family adenylyltransferase antitoxin has translation MTPLLKEARSRLEETLLAAFPDLQGVYLFGSAASGAPREDSDVDLGLLLPPGGLPPDPWKLGETGARLEGILGRPVDLVDLRRADTVFRHQVVSTGRLLLVRDPRAAAEFEMLTLSFYQKLNEERREILEEIRRTGRVLHP, from the coding sequence GTGACCCCTTTGCTGAAGGAGGCTCGGTCCCGCCTGGAGGAAACGTTGCTTGCGGCCTTTCCGGACCTCCAGGGGGTCTATCTCTTCGGCTCCGCCGCCTCGGGAGCCCCGAGGGAGGACAGCGATGTGGACCTGGGGCTGCTCCTGCCCCCGGGAGGTCTCCCCCCGGATCCCTGGAAACTCGGGGAGACCGGAGCCCGCCTGGAGGGGATCCTGGGACGACCCGTGGATCTGGTGGACCTGCGGAGGGCGGACACGGTGTTCCGGCACCAGGTGGTCTCCACGGGGCGGCTCCTCCTGGTCCGGGATCCGAGGGCGGCGGCGGAGTTCGAGATGCTCACCCTGTCCTTCTACCAGAAGCTCAACGAGGAACGGCGGGAGATCCTGGAGGAGATCCGCCGCACCGGGAGGGTGCTCCATCCATGA
- a CDS encoding GNAT family N-acetyltransferase, with protein sequence MASEWLDDPIHIREARSGEAEDLSDVAYRSKGYWGYNPETLDQWAGPLTVTEEYLEANPTFVAYEEDDEERILGFCALLCDQGRWELDHMWVIPEAIGRGIGARLFLRACEEAELLGASSLWILSDPSAEGFYKHMGAVRIDQQTTVVDGTERILPILSLRLTTEGPEDPVPHDPA encoded by the coding sequence GTGGCAAGCGAATGGCTCGACGACCCCATCCACATACGGGAAGCCCGCTCGGGGGAGGCGGAGGACCTCTCCGACGTGGCCTACCGCTCCAAGGGCTACTGGGGCTACAACCCCGAGACCCTGGACCAATGGGCGGGGCCCCTGACCGTCACCGAGGAGTACCTGGAGGCCAACCCCACCTTCGTGGCCTACGAGGAGGACGACGAGGAGCGCATCCTGGGCTTCTGCGCCCTCCTGTGCGACCAGGGCCGCTGGGAGCTGGACCACATGTGGGTCATCCCCGAGGCCATCGGAAGGGGCATCGGCGCCCGGCTCTTCCTCCGGGCCTGCGAGGAGGCGGAGCTTCTGGGGGCGTCTTCCCTGTGGATCCTCTCGGACCCCAGCGCCGAGGGCTTCTACAAGCACATGGGGGCGGTGCGCATCGACCAGCAGACCACGGTGGTGGACGGCACCGAACGCATCCTTCCCATCCTCTCCCTCCGGCTGACCACGGAGGGTCCCGAGGACCCCGTTCCCCATGACCCGGCGTAG
- the hisIE gene encoding bifunctional phosphoribosyl-AMP cyclohydrolase/phosphoribosyl-ATP diphosphatase HisIE — MSRWEGLIFDERGLIPVVAQDARTGRVLMVAWANREALDATLETGQLTFYSRSRGQLWRKGETSGNTLTLVELKGDCDGDTLLALVEPAGPACHTGEETCFFRSLAGEGGETGLFLGRLERILADRAASGDPGSYTARLLAAGTARVAQKVGEEGVETALATALEDRERFREEAADLLYHLLVAARSLEVPLRDVLSVLEDRHRRSPRPQIREGAPA; from the coding sequence ATGAGCCGGTGGGAGGGACTGATCTTCGACGAACGGGGGCTCATCCCCGTGGTGGCCCAGGACGCCCGAACGGGGCGGGTCCTCATGGTGGCCTGGGCGAACCGGGAGGCCCTGGACGCCACCCTGGAGACGGGGCAGCTCACCTTCTACAGCCGCTCCCGGGGGCAACTGTGGCGCAAGGGGGAGACCAGCGGGAACACCCTGACCCTGGTGGAGCTGAAGGGGGACTGCGACGGGGACACCCTGCTGGCCCTGGTGGAGCCCGCGGGCCCCGCCTGCCACACCGGGGAGGAGACCTGCTTCTTCCGATCCCTCGCCGGAGAGGGGGGGGAGACGGGGCTCTTCCTGGGGCGGCTGGAGCGCATCCTGGCCGACCGGGCCGCCTCGGGAGACCCGGGAAGCTACACCGCCCGGCTTTTGGCCGCCGGGACCGCCCGGGTGGCCCAGAAGGTGGGGGAAGAGGGGGTGGAGACCGCCCTGGCCACGGCCCTGGAGGACCGGGAGCGGTTCCGGGAGGAGGCGGCGGACCTGCTCTACCACCTGCTGGTGGCCGCCCGCTCCCTGGAGGTGCCCCTGCGGGACGTGCTGTCCGTCCTGGAGGACCGGCACCGCAGGTCTCCCCGCCCCCAGATCCGGGAAGGGGCCCCGGCCTAG
- a CDS encoding imidazoleglycerol-phosphate dehydratase: MRIQRRRTTRETDVALALTHPGGGTCRLDLPCGFLAHMLELLAFHGRFDLEVQARGDVQVDAHHLTEDLGIVLGEALGELARSEPRERYGWCLLPMDGSLARVALDLSGRGGLSWEGTFPVPSCGDFDLELVPEFLTALAREGRITLHAALLAADNGHHAAEAVFKGLGRALRQALTPSEGPVSSKDVTP; encoded by the coding sequence GTGAGGATCCAACGCCGCCGGACCACTCGGGAAACCGACGTGGCCCTGGCCCTGACCCACCCCGGCGGGGGCACCTGCCGCCTGGACCTGCCCTGCGGTTTCCTGGCCCACATGCTGGAGCTTCTGGCCTTCCACGGCCGGTTCGACCTGGAGGTCCAGGCCCGGGGGGACGTGCAGGTGGACGCCCACCACCTCACGGAGGACCTGGGCATCGTCCTGGGGGAGGCCCTGGGAGAGCTGGCCCGCTCCGAGCCCCGGGAGCGGTACGGCTGGTGCCTGCTCCCCATGGATGGCTCCCTGGCCCGGGTGGCCCTGGACCTCTCCGGTCGGGGAGGGCTGTCCTGGGAGGGGACCTTCCCGGTTCCCTCCTGTGGGGACTTCGATCTGGAGCTGGTGCCGGAGTTCCTGACCGCCCTCGCCCGGGAGGGACGCATCACCCTCCACGCGGCCCTCCTGGCGGCGGACAACGGGCACCACGCCGCCGAGGCGGTCTTCAAGGGGCTGGGCCGGGCGCTGCGTCAGGCCCTGACCCCCTCCGAGGGCCCCGTCAGCAGCAAGGACGTGACCCCGTGA
- the hisF gene encoding imidazole glycerol phosphate synthase subunit HisF, whose amino-acid sequence MSLVRILPCLDVQGGRVVKGVQFRNLIDAGDPAALGRAYRDEGADELVFLDISASADRRRTRTEWVARVAEELDIPFTVGGGISDPVQARELVALGADKVSLNTAAVRDPDLLGGCARLLGRQAVVLAVDVKQTRPGAWEVVVEGGRTPTGLDALDWIRRGVAAGAGEVLLTSMDRDGTTEGYDLPLLRAVREAVSVPLIASGGAGKAEHFLEGARAGADGLLAASVFHYRRIPLGDLKDYLAAQGVAVRPVGKGERA is encoded by the coding sequence GTGAGCCTGGTGCGTATCCTCCCCTGCCTGGACGTGCAGGGGGGTCGGGTGGTCAAGGGGGTCCAGTTCCGAAACCTGATCGACGCGGGGGACCCGGCGGCCCTGGGCCGGGCCTACCGGGACGAGGGGGCGGACGAGCTGGTGTTCCTGGACATCTCCGCCAGCGCGGACCGGCGGCGCACCCGCACCGAGTGGGTGGCCCGGGTGGCGGAGGAGCTGGACATCCCCTTCACCGTGGGGGGGGGCATCTCGGACCCCGTCCAGGCCCGGGAGCTGGTGGCCCTGGGGGCGGACAAGGTGAGCCTGAACACCGCGGCGGTGCGGGATCCGGACCTGCTGGGGGGCTGCGCCCGCCTGCTGGGCCGTCAGGCGGTGGTGCTGGCGGTGGACGTGAAACAGACCCGACCGGGGGCCTGGGAGGTGGTGGTGGAGGGGGGCCGGACCCCCACGGGGCTGGACGCCCTGGACTGGATCCGCCGGGGGGTGGCCGCCGGGGCCGGAGAGGTGCTTCTCACCTCCATGGACCGGGACGGCACCACGGAAGGCTACGACCTGCCCCTCCTCCGGGCGGTGCGGGAGGCCGTTTCCGTACCCCTGATCGCCTCCGGGGGGGCGGGGAAGGCGGAGCACTTCCTGGAGGGGGCCCGGGCGGGGGCGGACGGCCTGCTGGCCGCATCGGTGTTCCACTACCGCCGCATCCCCCTGGGGGACCTGAAGGACTATCTGGCGGCGCAGGGCGTGGCGGTGCGCCCCGTCGGGAAAGGGGAGAGGGCATGA
- a CDS encoding ATP phosphoribosyltransferase regulatory subunit — translation MLRTPKGCATRGGSLASRIERCRTEALDLFSRHGYRPFCASSLQRLEDLQGRLSPTRMRQVLALTSPHGEPCALRADLTLAAVAYLAAHHLPQERPLRLCYADRVFLTPSPPEETFESYQVGLELLGWEGEGADAEVAHLLLRLLDRLDLPESVLVLGDASLVARTFRGLPPPRARGLVEALQEGSLTRYDRLLEGLEEDRAEALRRLPRLKGGPEVLDRAAGLMDDPEGLEPLRRLGSTLTELGYGHRLRYDLGFIRDLGYYSGPLFQAYGTPGGTPLGGGGRYDRLLADLGLVGQAVGFALELEALGRAVPRGPAPCDALVWCGTASPASGLAFSRELEARGIRAELSWHPRRSASLELARLRGVPWWVDPSEGSALRLGDETSQSLETFYGEVGSC, via the coding sequence ATGCTCCGAACCCCTAAGGGCTGCGCCACCCGGGGAGGCTCCCTGGCCTCCCGGATCGAACGGTGCCGCACCGAGGCCCTGGATCTCTTCTCCCGCCACGGCTACCGCCCCTTCTGCGCCTCCTCCCTCCAGCGCCTGGAGGACCTGCAGGGACGCCTCTCCCCCACACGGATGCGCCAGGTCCTGGCGCTGACCTCTCCCCACGGGGAACCCTGCGCCCTGCGGGCGGACCTGACCCTGGCGGCGGTGGCCTACCTGGCGGCGCACCACCTCCCCCAGGAGCGCCCCCTTCGGCTGTGCTACGCCGACCGGGTGTTCCTCACCCCCTCGCCCCCGGAGGAGACCTTTGAATCCTACCAGGTGGGGCTGGAGCTGTTGGGCTGGGAGGGGGAGGGAGCGGACGCGGAGGTGGCCCACCTGCTGCTGCGCCTCCTGGACCGGCTGGACCTGCCCGAAAGCGTCCTGGTGCTGGGGGACGCCTCCCTGGTGGCCCGCACCTTCCGGGGACTGCCGCCCCCCCGCGCCCGGGGGCTGGTGGAGGCCCTGCAGGAGGGCTCCCTCACCCGGTACGACCGGCTCCTGGAGGGGCTGGAGGAGGACCGGGCGGAGGCCCTGAGGCGCCTTCCCCGCCTGAAGGGGGGCCCGGAGGTGCTGGACCGGGCGGCCGGGCTCATGGACGACCCGGAAGGACTGGAGCCCCTTCGGCGCCTGGGGAGCACCCTGACGGAGCTGGGCTACGGACACCGGCTGCGCTACGACCTGGGCTTCATCCGGGACCTGGGCTACTACAGCGGCCCCCTCTTCCAGGCCTACGGGACCCCCGGAGGGACCCCCCTGGGAGGCGGGGGACGCTACGACCGCCTCCTGGCGGACCTGGGGCTGGTGGGCCAGGCGGTGGGCTTCGCCCTGGAGCTGGAGGCCCTGGGCCGGGCGGTGCCCCGAGGGCCCGCCCCCTGCGACGCCCTGGTGTGGTGCGGCACCGCCTCCCCCGCCTCGGGGCTGGCCTTCTCCCGGGAGCTGGAGGCCCGGGGGATCCGGGCGGAGCTGAGCTGGCATCCCCGACGCTCCGCCTCCCTGGAACTGGCCAGGCTTCGGGGGGTCCCCTGGTGGGTGGACCCCTCCGAGGGCTCGGCGCTGCGCCTGGGGGACGAGACGTCCCAGTCCCTGGAGACCTTCTACGGGGAGGTGGGATCGTGCTGA
- a CDS encoding gamma-glutamyl-gamma-aminobutyrate hydrolase family protein: protein MKPLIAVSCHELDAPELARGMEALQGDRGATFMLLWELYAGIFDGVARAGGVPVSLSCTHGTEDALLAADRFDGFLLSGGADLDPARYGQAMGGSRNISPRRDAFEAALLEAALKRRKPVFAICRGLQLVNAVLGGTLIQDLASVGGPAAVHPICDFPSDKRVHRVDLEPGSLAASLLGPSFEANSLHHQGADRIGRGLRVTGRAPDGVVEALESTGSSFLLGVQWHPESLAAEDPAQQGLFDAFVRACS from the coding sequence GTGAAACCTCTCATTGCCGTCTCGTGTCACGAACTGGACGCCCCGGAGCTGGCCCGGGGGATGGAGGCCCTCCAGGGGGATCGGGGGGCCACGTTTATGCTGCTGTGGGAGCTTTACGCGGGGATCTTCGACGGGGTGGCCCGGGCGGGGGGCGTGCCCGTCAGCCTCTCCTGCACCCACGGAACCGAGGACGCGCTCCTTGCGGCGGACCGGTTCGACGGGTTCCTCCTCAGCGGCGGGGCGGACCTGGACCCGGCACGGTATGGCCAGGCCATGGGGGGAAGCCGGAACATCAGCCCCCGGCGGGACGCCTTCGAGGCGGCCCTGCTGGAGGCGGCCCTGAAGCGGCGCAAGCCCGTCTTCGCCATCTGCCGGGGGCTCCAGCTGGTCAACGCCGTCCTGGGGGGCACCCTGATCCAGGACCTGGCCTCGGTGGGGGGGCCCGCAGCCGTCCACCCGATCTGCGATTTCCCTTCGGACAAACGGGTCCACCGGGTGGACCTGGAGCCGGGAAGCCTGGCCGCCTCCCTCCTGGGGCCTTCCTTCGAGGCCAACAGTCTGCACCACCAGGGGGCGGACCGCATCGGCCGGGGCCTCCGGGTGACCGGGCGGGCCCCCGACGGGGTGGTGGAGGCCCTGGAGAGCACGGGGTCCTCCTTCCTCCTGGGGGTGCAGTGGCACCCCGAAAGCCTGGCGGCGGAGGACCCCGCCCAGCAGGGCCTCTTCGACGCCTTCGTCCGGGCCTGCTCCTAG
- the hepT gene encoding type VII toxin-antitoxin system HepT family RNase toxin: MTDDVVLNKKESVERCVRQIRNYWSLPSEVPFERDHLRQDAIALNLQRAAEQCIDLANHAVRVRRLGIPKDSREGFFLLAREGLIPSRLASLMAGMVGFRNVLVHQYQELDLAVLTEVVEHRLEDLLEFTDWILRLEDRKEKEEETP, encoded by the coding sequence ATGACCGACGACGTGGTGCTGAACAAGAAGGAGAGCGTGGAGCGCTGCGTGCGCCAGATCCGGAACTACTGGTCCCTGCCCTCTGAGGTCCCCTTCGAGAGGGACCATCTCCGGCAGGACGCCATCGCCCTGAACCTCCAGAGGGCGGCGGAACAGTGCATCGACCTGGCGAACCACGCCGTGCGGGTGCGCCGCCTGGGCATCCCCAAGGACAGCCGGGAGGGGTTTTTCCTCCTGGCCCGGGAGGGGCTTATCCCCTCCCGCCTGGCCTCCCTGATGGCAGGGATGGTGGGGTTTCGCAACGTCCTGGTGCACCAGTACCAGGAGCTGGACCTGGCGGTCCTGACCGAGGTGGTGGAGCACCGGCTGGAGGACCTGCTGGAGTTCACCGATTGGATCCTGCGGTTAGAGGACCGGAAGGAGAAAGAGGAGGAGACCCCGTGA